The Mobula hypostoma chromosome 1, sMobHyp1.1, whole genome shotgun sequence genome includes the window TTTGATTTAGCATCTCCCAATGACCTTTAAGTTGTTTCCCAACAAAGCAACAGGGACCATAATTAAAAAAATACTCTGCCACGATTTTTCAGCATTGTGGTACAGCCACCTGgtttttcttgtgttcttttgGTGAAACTAAGATAAGGTTTTAAAGTCACAGACGCATTTTTCAACATGAAAAGATATTGAAGGCAATTGGAATGTCCATAACTGTTCAGGCTTTTGCAGTTTATTTTATACCAAAGCAATTGATATCTCCACACCATTGCAACGTAGAACTGAGTCTTAAAAGTTGATTGGGCTTTTAACTTTTAGGCATTAGACAATGGCATTTATCTTCAGAGACTAACTGGAATCCAGTATGTGTCTTATCATTCAACATCCTTTGAAGAAGTAGtgagataaaaataaaattttatagCCCCATTAATATACACTGAAAAATCTTTCATATCTTTCCgttattttgaatgttttccaTTCAAATTTATCTGCCTTTCAAATTGAGATACATTATGTATGATTCTCCATAAAGGATAAATAACTGATAATCTGAAAATCTAAACAAACTATTAGCAACTTTGGGGGGAAACAAAACTGACGTTCTGTGCTTAAATTTTCATGAGAACTTAAAAAAAGGAAACTAATAAGGACATAAACCATTTAATTCATTATTTATTTCAGATGAAGGGTTACATTTGATATTAGAATTTGTCTAGTTCCTCCATGCTGCTGATTGTACTATTGTTTATTTATGGCATCTGTGTGTTTAAAAAATTGTAATTGATAAATAATGCATCTTAAGTTGTGTATGCCATTTACCCAtagatttatatatatttatttttaagtaGCAATCAGTACCAGCTGCCCTTAACCATGTGTAAATGGTACAATCTGAAATAATTATAACAATATTTACTTTTGTCTTTactatttttttctgtcattATAAACCCATCTAAATGTCAAGAATATGGACAAGACTATAGAGCAATACTGATAAGCAGTGATTCTGTGTATCATTTTTCAGTTACTTCAACAAATATTCAAATGACCTTAAAATTGTATCCACAATTTTATAGATGTTAGTTTAGTTTGTGCAGAattgaagagaaaaataaaatatatagttTTGGGACATTTGTCAATGCTGCACCTTGGTAAGGTTTGGTAAAAGTTGTCTTGCGCATGcagaataatatattaaaaaaagtattAACTGTTTGTGATGACTGAGGTAAACTATAATACAAACTAGTGACCAATtggttaaaataatttttttaaacaatCACCTTAATTTCCCCTATTTCCCAATGTGAAGGCTAAATGAGAACCAGAACACATTTGACTTTTTGAGATTACCCTGCCAAGAAACTTTATTTCTCCATTTTAATTATCGTTGACATTTTCCAAATTTTTATATGTGCTAAGAAAAAGTTGTATATGGTAATCTGAATCATGGGCTGATTTCCTGGATCTCACTCAAAACAAGTAGAACGGTATAATTTGGTGATTACAGAAGACGCACGTTAGGATTTTTATGCTGAAACTATTGTTTAACCAAGAAATACTCAAACTTACTATTGCATATTATCTTTGATATTTTTCAGATCGACATTTTGGTCAATAATGCTGGACGTTCTCAGCGGTCCCTTTTTCTGGACACATGCTTTGATGTTTACAAAGCTATTATGAAACTAAACTTCTTTGGTACAGTGTCAATGACCAAGTGTGTTTTACCCTACATGGTTAAACAGGGGCAAGGACAGATAGTCACTGTCAGTAGTTTGGCTGGCCTGGCTGCAGCACCGGCTTCTACAGGATATGCAAGTAGTAAACATGCTCTTCAGGTAGTCGGTTTAACAGAGTTTGGTGATTATTTTGGGTATTACAATTTTAACAAATTGACTATTATTCTTCAGCAGTTAGTTTTTGAATGGTGTAGAGTTATTAATTTTGCATGAATCTTTAATTTAAGAACGTAACCTTTAAAAATGCTTGTAGTTTTGATAAAGAACTGAATGTATATAATTAAGGATAATTAAAATTGtattattaaaaagttaaattttaATTCAAATTCTGAACGTATTGCTCTATCAGCAAAAAGTAGTTGTCTcccaaaaaaggaaaaaaagtattCTTTTGTTTTTGTAAGATGCTGTGCATTGCATTGATAATGTCAGCAGAAACACAATGTATTTGCTCCATTATCAAGTACAAGCACAACTGTAAATCCTTGGAGATACTTGGatctgatttatttttgtttacagTAGCAAACTCTCTGCTGTTAAAGCACAAATTGATTTCAGCAAGGAAGTGCAATAGTCCTGTCAAGTTTATATCAGCACAATGTAAGAGCAATCCAGCGGATCCCACTGCTGCCCTCTTCCCAAAGCTCTACAAACTCTTTCAGCATTTATCCAACTCCTTCAGATAGTTGCCGTTCAGTATTTCTGGTGATGAATGCTCAGCCATGCCATTTTTCctcatttaaaaagaaaagttttTCATCATGTTGGTTTTGGTTCTTTTCCAGTCTTTTTCTTTCCATGTCATCTCTGTCAATGGGGCTAGTTTCTCTTTATCCTCTCTGCCTAAGGCTTTACGTTCTTATCTTCCCAGTTCTAAAGAAAACAATTACAGTTTCTCCGGTCCATCCATAACATTGAAGTCTATCACTAGAATTATTTCAGTGAAACTCTTCTCAACCCTGTCTAAAGCCTTGACATCGATAATAAAGTTTTGGCTGAGCCAGTGATCTGTAGAAATGCAATATAACCTTGTACTCTTATTGTTCAATTTATAAGGCATGCTATTATAACAACTCCTCAAACAGCCCCGTCACTTTCAATTCGTTATGTACTTATTCCCCAAGTCCCTTTTCTCCCACTTGTCCTTATTAGAATTATGCCTCCTTGTTTATAATAGCTTCTTCTCATTTTCCTACCAAAATGATACACTTTACATTTCTCAGCATTAATTTATCCATTTCTATCCGGCTGTCTAAATCCCCTTTAGGTTTAATTGCTGTCTCTTCCACAATTCACAATGCCTTTAAGTTTTCTGTCACTTGCAATTTGTAAATTGTGACCTGtacactgaaatttgagaaaagCAGTGGTACTAATATTGACCTCTGGGGAGCTCTACCATAAAGCCCTTGAAACTGCAAAACAACCTTGTACaactcttttctattttctgttattGAGCCACCTTTTTCCTTATGGCACCACAGCCTCTTCTGTTCCATGGATTTCAGGATTGAAAACAAGCCCAGTACGTGGCACTTCATTCAATGCCTGTTGGATGTCCATATCTATCATTTCAACTGCATTTCTGACATGGACTCTTGTTACTTAATCTAAAAAATTATATTGAATCAGTCGGACACAACTTGCCTTTTTAATAAAAAGTCCACACTGGCTTACTTTGCTTAATCTCCACTTGTGCATATGATTACTAATTCTGCCCTTGACTATTGTTTCTAAACTTTCCCCACAATTAGGGTTAGGCCTACTTGATTGCTGTCAAGTGCTGGGTTTATCCCTGCACAAAATAAGGTTTAATGTTTGTATGTTCCAGTTCTTGGGCACCACCTCAAATCTGTAGATATTTGAAAGACTCTAACCAGGCCATTGTAGTTTTCTCCCTTATTTTCTTCAAAGATCTTGCATGCATTCCATCTGGACCAAGTAATTTATAAGCCCATTTGGAAACTTAATTGCATGATCCTTTCCTAAGACTCCAGTAGAAAATATAATATTTTCATTAATCACACATAAATTAAATCACTCAAGTATTTTTGTGCAAATATGTagaacagaatagtacagcacagtacaggcccttcagcccacaatgttgtgctgaccctcaaaccctgcctcccatataagcccccaccttaaattcctccatatacctgtctggtagtctcttaaacttcactagtgtatctgcctccaccactgactcaggcagtacattccacacatcaaccactctctgagtaaaaaaccgtcctctaatatcccccttgaacttcccaccccttaccttaaagccatgtcctcttgtattgagcagtggtgccctggggaagaggcgctggctatccactctatctattcctcttattatcttgtacacaagATAAGATTTACAGTCTAGTAAAATTCTGGTAACTATACTCTTAAGTGCACCAacagtaaaaatgaaaataaaaatattttgatCGTTATATCATAAATGCAAAATGTTATGATCCCATTTATGTATTCTGTTTTCCAGGGATTTTTTAATTCTCTTCGACCAGAGCTTGCTAATTACCCAGGAATTGTAATCAGCATGGTTTGTCCAGGATTTGTCCACTCAAATATTGTGAAAAATGCTTTTACTGAAGAGATAAATAAGGTAAAACAGGTTATAGATGTACTGATCATGGGTAGTTGATGCTAGATAGTTTGAGGATCATCATTAATGTCCTATGAAAAGCCACAGTGGTAATAGGTTTACTGCATTAACCATTCTTTTAAATAAAACTCAGTGGTTACAATGTTCATGTTATTGAAAATACCGATGTAGTACAGGGTAACTGCAAAATACTAGGCAAGTAAGTATTATCTTGATTCAGGAACAGTagattaaaataaaaaaacaaggaAAACTGACAAAAATATCAGTTAGATACAGTTAAATGTTGTCTTTTGAATCCCCACTTTCATTTGAGACACTGATTAGTTGCCTGGCATGTTTAAATACTGTACAGGGAAATATGGATTATTCTACTGTATTTTTGCAGTGTTTTTATGCTTTCTTTAGACTACAACTAAGAGTTCAGAACAAACCTGCAAAATGCCAACAGCCCGTTGTGCTCGACTGATATTAGTTGGAATGGCAAACGAATTAAAGGAGATGTGGATTTCAgagcagccattgctgctttatGTTTACCTGTGGCAGTACACTCCAACCTGGGCCTGGCTGGTAGCTGACAAGGTGTCAGTAAAGAGAATTAAGAATTTGAAAAGTGGATTGGTAGGTATAATTTACTATAATTAATCAATGTATTTTGACAATTCCTTTTTATTAAGAAACTATCAGTAGAGTTTATCAGCTCTTTAGTAGCATAGCATGGTAAGGCTCAGAGTTAAAATCAGAAGACATTAATAAGAATTTTTAATAATGAAAAAGAAATTTAAATCTTGAAAAGGACCTTTACTCCATTTTTTTCCCCAAGTCTCTGTAGTGTTCTGTGGCAGAATTAACAATTAGGCTATTTTGCAAATCACAATATCTGCTCCCATCCTTTCATCATCTGATTATATAACAAAGATCTGTCTTTAGGTGAATCTATACTCCTGATGAAATAGCTATCCACTCTAGTCCCTGCCACATGGTCCCTTTCCTATATTAGGTTAAGTGTTTTGAAGAGCCTTATTTTATATGGAAGACTAACtaaatctatttcaatgcaaagatTTTATTGGTATAATAGTACATGTTGTCAACAATATTCAGTATCTGCATTAGAGGTACATTGGATAATATAAAGAATACCTTTCTGAAAAACAAATTATTAAATGGTCGACAGTGGTATAACTATTACAATTTATTATTGGTGTCCCCCACTTCAAATAATTTCAAATGTATTGATTGTATGATGCAAAAGCCAAGTGCCCTAATTGTGAATTCATAGTTTCTTGTAAATATCACAGAATCTGAATTGGGCTCATTATCACTGGGATTAGTTGTTTTACAgcaccagtacagtgcaaagcataAGTTACTGTTACAAAAAATAGTCCAtaagaggaagaatattcatgggttcatggactaatCAGAATTCTGATGATGGCGGTGAAGTTGTTTTCCCTAAAATACTGAGTATGGGGCTTGAGGCTCTTCTACCTCTTTGCTGATGGTAgaaacgagaagagggcatgtcctggatgattaAGGTCTTTAATAGTGAATATCACTTTCAGGCACTGCCTCTtggagatgtcctcgatggtggggatgaAGCCGTGTTAGTCTACAACCTCCgctgcagcctcttttgacccTGCACATTagtctccataccaggtggtgatgcacccagtcagaatgTTGAAatctgatgacataccaaatctcctcaattaATGAAGTAGAGCCGCTGGCATGACTTTTTCATGATTGCAGCAATCGCAGTCTTTTGGATTATGTAATATCTTACGGAACTCAGCAAAATATTTAACAATGAATTCAGTAAATTTTAACATAACATTTCAAGATGACTTTAAAAGTGAGTAATCTTACACTGGCCAAATATTAAATCCATGTTGAAAGCAGGTAAGCTGATCTCTACATAACTCTAGATTATTGTGAACAATAACATTTTCCATTTAATTTTAAACTAAAAATGGGAAATGCTGTAAACACTCAAGCAGcactgtagaaagagaaacacgATTAATATTTTcgtcctgaaatgttaactgtgtttctctttccacagttgctgttTGGTCTGttcagtatttctagcatttttgaTAATTGCCCTTCAAATACCAATTAATAGCAGATATATTCGTGGCACTAAATGGATTCTGCTCTGCTTAACAGCACGGTAATAAACTACAATATAATTAGAATATTCATGATGTGGTGTATCCTCAAATAATCTAAGCATGCCAAAGTAGATTTTATAATGCCAGTGAGATTTGCCTACATCACAATAGTATGAACAGCTTGTTCTTTTCTGACAATTTTTTGTTGGCAATTTTTCATGATTAAGGATGCTGATGCCACATATTTTGGAAAGAAAAAGGTTAAAGCAACTTGAAGCTATGGCTATTTTGCTTTATTTGAAGGTAATGCATGTTTTGCTTATTAGTTTTATTGTTTACTTTGCATAATGTCATTTATTAAGTTATTTACATTAGGTAAATTCTGTAATGCTTTTTGTATTCTCGACACAATTTAAGAATGTGAAAGGTACTATGCAAattttaaacatgagaaattctgcagatgttggaaatccaaagcaacacataaaatgctggaggaactcaagtcaggcagcatcaatggaaatgaataattgagacccttcttcaggaatggaaagaaaaggggaaaacaccagaataaaaacgTGTTGGGGTGGGGgacgagaagagagagggaagcaAATGTATAAATCTGTGATTTATGTTACCCAAATTTGTGACGTTGTTAATGTTTTGTCAGATTAAGCTATCAGAAATGAAGCTAACCACAAAATTTTTCCCCCCCTATTCAATTGAATTTTTTTCAGTACCTATTCTTGTAGTGCCAGGACCTCTAAAATAACTAGATTAACCAGTTTGTTTCTGCTGGGGGCCACTCAGGAATTGGTTTACATTCAAATCTCTGATGAACCTAACCCTAGCAGTATGTAAATAGGCAAACATGTTTTGTGGCACTGAGGGATACTAAGCAGATCAGACCCAAGCTTAATGCAGCCTGGGTACAGAAAGAGGTTCATTGAGTATAGCAAGAGAAATGATGTCATTCAGTTGTTGTCATTAACTTCTGGTTTGATATAATTACAATACATTAAGACTCAAGATCCAGATGGGCATTCAGGATATGGGTTACTAGTCTTCATATATGAATGAATTAGCTTCTTCAGAAAACACAGGCAAGGAAGTAAATGTTAAGTACTGTTAAGCTACTTTCTCTTCTCTGAAGACGTCATTGATGTGGAAGTGCTGAAAATCATCCAGGACACTTGAGTAGAAATGTTGGCAGATCAACCAAGTTTAACTTTGCGGTATTTAGTTGACTTAAAAAAAGCAAGCACTTatgcctgtgctttcttaacaTACATCACTGTTTCCTTTTCTCACACGGCAAACCTGCACACTACCAACAACTCCTCACCCTGCCTCCTCCCTTCCTGAGCACTACTTGATCACTTTAGACTTCATTTCAGACATGTTGCAACCATGTCAGAAGGGTCAAAATCTATGTGTTTGTAAATGCATGCCTTAAACTTGCTAACAGATTTCTGCCAGTGTATCTATTACTTTATTCAACCAAATGACCTGACACAAGAAAATAAATAGGAGAAGTAGGCCTTTTGactcatgtctgctctgccatccgtaaggtcatggctgatcatttatcGCAGAACTTCTTTCCCTTAATAACTAAAATCCTGGGATTTTAAATATTGTTCAAATACAACAAAGTTGTTCTTAGCAGCTCTGTCAACATTTACTATTCAGTCTCCACAACCTTCCGGGATAGAGAACTATCAAATATTTAGTACCTGTGAGTAAAAAATATTCTTCAATTCTATCACAAATGACTGATTCCAAGCATTAAACCAGATAGAGTATGAAATCTTCATTTATCCCTCTAAGAATCTCTCTAcaacattgatgactgcattgttgCTGCTTCCTACACCAATGCTgatctcatcaatttcatcaactttgcttccaaactccacctcaagtttacttggtccatctgacacttttctctcctttcttgatctctctgcctccatttCTGGGGACAGACTATCCACTGACGTATTTCATAAAACTACTGGCATAGTGGGTTTACCTTTTCCCACActttcacttgtaaaaatgctattctcttttctcagagTAAGGATTTCTAACCATAACATCTGAGATTTTGTTCAGAGAAAGGGGTTTCCCCTTCCACCATCAATGCAGCCCTCACTtgcatctcctccacttcccacACCTCATCCTCTCACTACTTATAATAGATAGGCTTCTCCTGTCTTTAGCtacagcacatcattctctgtaatccACCACTTCCAATGGAATCCTACCACTAGACATACCTTTCCATCCAAACACCTCCCATCTCCACTTTCCATAGGAATCCTTGTCCACTGATTCCCCTCAAcactccctcttggcacttatccctgcaagtatgGTAAGTGTTACACCTGCACCTACACCTCCTCCGTCACTACTGTTCACGGCCCCAAACAGTTCATCCAGATGAGGTGGTACTTCACCTGCAAGTTGGCGAGGATCATCCATTGTATCTAGTACTCTGTGTAATctcctcctctacatcagtgagatccaatgttgatgggggggggggagactgcTTTTTTGAACACCTTCGCTCTGTCTgtcacaaaaggcaggatctcctggtcACTACCCATTTCAGTTCAgcttaccattcccattctgacgtttctgtccatggcttcctctactgtcatgatgagaccacactcaggttggaggaacaacactccATATTCCAtctgaatagcctccaacctgatgggatgaacataaATTTTAGTcatttctggtaattttttctctctctcccccccccccccattttggtTATACTGTCACCCAcctcacccacccatcacctccctatgGTTATGCTCCTTCCTTTTCCTCCATGGTCcaactgtcctttcctatcagattccttcagctGTTTACCTCTTCCATTtttcacctcccaacttctttcTTAAACCCACCTCAACcaactggtctcacctatcacctgcccgtttgtaatttttcccctccccaccacaccttaatctggcttttgcccccttcctttctggtcctgatgaaggggcttggctccaaacgtcaactgtttattcccctccatggatgctgtatgacttgctgagttcctccagcattttgtttgtgtttctcAAGATAtctagcatccgcagaatctcgtcTTGTAAGaattcagtatgtttcaatgagaacaTCTGTCATTGTTCTAAAATCTATAGATTATAGGTGTAATCTGGTTAATTTTTCTTCATGTGATAAACCAAACATCCCAGCAATCAATCTGGCAAATCT containing:
- the dhrs7 gene encoding dehydrogenase/reductase SDR family member 7 isoform X2, whose protein sequence is MDLQSAVCYCLVIYVIIQFIRFFRADADFSLLWAEYLGSKPETKLCKKVVWITGASSGIGEELAYQLAKLGASLVLSSRREAELQQVKQNCLDCSELQEEDILVLSLDLNECSTHEAATKRVIQQFGKIDILVNNAGRSQRSLFLDTCFDVYKAIMKLNFFGTVSMTKCVLPYMVKQGQGQIVTVSSLAGLAAAPASTGYASSKHALQGFFNSLRPELANYPGIVISMVCPGFVHSNIVKNAFTEEINKTTTKSSEQTCKMPTARCARLILVGMANELKEMWISEQPLLLYVYLWQYTPTWAWLVADKVSVKRIKNLKSGLDADATYFGKKKVKAT
- the dhrs7 gene encoding dehydrogenase/reductase SDR family member 7 isoform X1, which encodes MDLQSAVCYCLVIYVIIQFIRFFRADADFSLLWAEYLGSKPETKLCKKVVWITGASSGIGEELAYQLAKLGASLVLSSRREAELQQVKQNCLDCSELQEEDILVLSLDLNECSTHEAATKRVIQQFGKIDILVNNAGRSQRSLFLDTCFDVYKAIMKLNFFGTVSMTKCVLPYMVKQGQGQIVTVSSLAGLAAAPASTGYASSKHALQGFFNSLRPELANYPGIVISMVCPGFVHSNIVKNAFTEEINKTTTKSSEQTCKMPTARCARLILVGMANELKEMWISEQPLLLYVYLWQYTPTWAWLVADKVSVKRIKNLKSGLALPLGDVLDGGDEAVLVYNLRCSLF